The Metabacillus sediminilitoris genome window below encodes:
- a CDS encoding chromate transporter → MKQLQLFLAFFRVGILGYGGGPSSIPLVHKEVVDKYKWMTDDEFADVLALGNTLPGPIATKMAGYIGYRVAGIVGMINATLSTILPTILLMIVLLTTISSIKDYPWVQGMTAAVVPVVGVMLATLTWDFLKNSKKSLGWMKSIILVFVSILLLEFLGLHPAILIGVLLLAAIVMKDKGREKDRKVERGNAS, encoded by the coding sequence ATGAAACAGCTGCAGTTATTTTTAGCATTTTTTCGGGTTGGAATATTGGGGTATGGTGGAGGACCATCATCAATACCTCTTGTTCATAAAGAAGTAGTGGATAAGTATAAATGGATGACTGATGATGAATTTGCAGATGTCTTAGCATTAGGCAATACGTTGCCTGGTCCAATTGCAACTAAGATGGCGGGCTATATTGGCTATAGAGTAGCTGGAATAGTTGGAATGATTAATGCGACACTTTCGACGATTTTACCGACGATTTTACTAATGATTGTATTATTGACGACAATATCTTCGATAAAAGATTATCCATGGGTTCAGGGAATGACGGCAGCGGTTGTACCAGTGGTGGGGGTTATGTTAGCGACATTAACATGGGACTTTTTAAAAAATTCTAAAAAGTCGTTAGGATGGATGAAGTCGATCATCCTAGTCTTTGTGAGTATTTTATTATTAGAATTTTTAGGTTTACATCCGGCTATTTTAATTGGTGTATTGCTGCTTGCAGCTATTGTAATGAAGGATAAAGGTCGTGAAAAAGATCGAAAAGTAGAAAGAGGGAATGCATCGTGA
- a CDS encoding chromate transporter produces the protein MIYWEIFLAFFIPGILGYGGGPASIPLIENEVVDRYGWMTVNEFSEVLALGNALPGPIATKMAGYIGYEQGGVLGGFIGIFATVAPSLILMIVLLGFLYKFKDSPKVKRMTSFIRPTIAVLLGVMALNFFFTSYTDTGIWQTLFLIIISFLLLEKWKVHPAFVIIGAMGYGAIFIT, from the coding sequence GTGATATATTGGGAAATTTTCCTTGCATTTTTCATTCCAGGAATTCTTGGTTATGGAGGTGGCCCCGCTTCTATTCCCTTAATAGAAAATGAGGTTGTTGATCGATACGGTTGGATGACGGTGAATGAATTCAGTGAAGTACTAGCGTTAGGAAATGCTCTTCCAGGCCCGATTGCAACAAAGATGGCCGGATATATTGGATATGAACAAGGTGGAGTATTAGGTGGTTTTATCGGGATTTTTGCTACGGTTGCACCATCACTTATTTTAATGATTGTTCTATTGGGATTTTTATATAAATTTAAAGATTCTCCTAAAGTGAAAAGAATGACCTCATTTATTAGACCAACAATTGCGGTATTACTTGGAGTAATGGCTTTAAATTTCTTTTTTACTTCGTACACAGACACTGGAATTTGGCAAACGCTTTTTTTGATCATTATTAGTTTTTTATTATTAGAGAAATGGAAGGTTCACCCAGCTTTTGTGATAATTGGGGCTATGGGATATGGTGCGATATTTATTACCTGA
- a CDS encoding antibiotic biosynthesis monooxygenase family protein, whose translation MKLYITYGTVDFLANLLKKHPDKNLRLLSNNQTAALLHETKDTSIFNSPMKYDVLHSTGKLSNGFYAVFNNIPVTFEGRPLYEKKFIDRALLIEKQAGISAIRVLRPIKGDTYVMLTFWKNEQFFTAWHESIAGIEQQSTFPRPSYLTKYTSVEDESN comes from the coding sequence ATGAAACTATACATAACCTATGGAACTGTTGATTTTTTGGCTAATCTACTAAAAAAACATCCAGATAAAAACCTGCGACTCTTATCAAATAATCAAACTGCAGCTCTTTTACATGAAACAAAGGACACTTCCATTTTCAATTCCCCTATGAAATATGATGTATTACATTCAACAGGAAAACTTAGTAATGGATTTTATGCAGTGTTTAATAATATCCCAGTTACATTTGAAGGAAGACCACTTTATGAAAAAAAGTTTATTGACCGTGCACTCCTAATTGAAAAACAGGCTGGAATCTCAGCTATACGAGTACTTCGTCCAATAAAAGGTGATACCTACGTTATGTTAACCTTTTGGAAAAACGAACAATTCTTTACTGCTTGGCATGAATCAATTGCAGGAATTGAACAACAATCTACATTCCCACGGCCTTCCTACCTTACAAAGTACACATCTGTTGAAGATGAGAGCAATTAA
- a CDS encoding transglycosylase domain-containing protein: protein MRKKLFLPVISLCLIAILSLLGYLFIIFMGNYVIDEEKLVMNTASKLVDIEGNEITKLFLENRELVNISEIPDHVQQAFISVEDQRFYEHNGIDLRAIGRALYRDILAGGKVEGGSTITQQLAKNTFLTNDKSFLRKTKEAIISINLERRYSKAKILEMYLNQVYFGHGAYGIQSAAKLYFNKDVSKLTLEEGALLAGIPKAPSTYSPILNVEKSKERRDVILSLMGDQQYITYDEVVRTHGKTVKLQVNKKEERPWLSTYIDMVFDEAKEKYALSNEEMLRGGYTITVPLQVELQKSAYDLFQKNEYFPGTDQSVQGAFILIDNKSGGVISAIGGRDYVPKGLNRLNVTRQPGSTFKPIAVYAPSIESNLFHPYSLLKDQKITYENYTPENNDHHYEGKVTMFDAIISSKNAAAVWTLSELGIPKSKEYLKKVGISIKDEGLAIALGGLSKGVTPVQMANAYRTFTANGKYSEQHFIDKITNRDGEVIAENLPDEKQVYSPQTAWEMTRMLQHVVSEGTAKSGFFHGELAGKTGTTSYPNIKGAAKDAWFVGFTENVVGALWMGYDKTDDQHYLKHGSAYPTKLFKDILTDANWDQNVAFSVPEGVKDLGSPIRIENIDNVEAKYTFKPMGLITLTLEWDAQEDDRVEYRIYEQSDKEQKLVGTVTGKGYFEIPYVNIFSNNVYKVAPYNVQTKQEGVATEFVKPRFFSAN from the coding sequence ATGAGAAAAAAGCTTTTTTTACCCGTAATTAGTTTATGCTTGATAGCAATCCTCTCTTTATTAGGATATTTATTTATCATTTTTATGGGGAATTACGTGATTGATGAAGAAAAATTAGTTATGAACACTGCTTCGAAGTTAGTTGATATAGAGGGAAATGAAATTACAAAGTTATTCTTAGAAAATCGGGAGCTTGTAAATATTTCAGAGATTCCAGATCATGTACAACAAGCATTTATTTCTGTTGAGGATCAACGGTTTTATGAGCATAATGGTATTGATCTTAGAGCAATTGGCCGGGCACTTTATAGGGATATTCTAGCAGGAGGAAAAGTAGAAGGCGGCAGCACGATTACACAGCAATTAGCAAAGAATACTTTTCTTACAAATGATAAATCCTTTCTTCGAAAAACGAAAGAAGCGATTATCTCTATAAATTTAGAAAGACGGTATAGCAAAGCAAAAATACTAGAAATGTACTTAAACCAAGTTTATTTTGGACATGGTGCATATGGTATTCAGTCTGCAGCTAAATTGTATTTTAATAAAGATGTCTCGAAGCTGACATTAGAAGAAGGTGCGTTATTAGCAGGAATACCAAAAGCACCCTCTACCTATTCTCCGATCTTAAATGTAGAAAAGAGTAAAGAACGCAGAGATGTCATTTTAAGTTTAATGGGTGATCAACAGTATATTACCTATGATGAAGTAGTGAGAACACATGGGAAAACAGTGAAGCTGCAAGTAAACAAAAAAGAGGAAAGGCCTTGGTTATCAACATATATTGATATGGTGTTTGACGAAGCAAAAGAAAAATATGCCCTTTCAAATGAAGAAATGCTTAGGGGAGGATATACGATTACAGTCCCACTTCAGGTTGAACTTCAGAAATCTGCTTATGACTTATTTCAAAAAAATGAGTATTTTCCAGGAACAGATCAATCTGTACAAGGTGCATTTATTCTTATTGATAATAAATCAGGCGGTGTTATCTCAGCCATTGGAGGAAGGGATTATGTACCTAAAGGGCTAAATCGATTAAATGTCACCAGACAACCTGGCTCCACATTTAAACCAATCGCTGTTTATGCACCATCTATCGAATCAAATCTTTTCCACCCTTATTCGTTATTGAAAGATCAGAAGATCACATATGAAAATTACACACCAGAAAATAATGATCATCACTATGAGGGTAAGGTAACAATGTTTGATGCCATCATTTCATCGAAAAATGCCGCAGCAGTATGGACCTTATCTGAGTTAGGAATCCCTAAAAGTAAAGAGTACTTAAAAAAAGTAGGGATTTCGATAAAAGATGAGGGATTAGCCATCGCATTAGGCGGTTTGTCGAAAGGTGTAACACCTGTACAAATGGCTAATGCATACCGTACTTTTACAGCCAATGGGAAATACAGTGAACAACACTTTATTGATAAAATAACGAATCGAGATGGCGAAGTAATTGCAGAAAATTTACCAGATGAAAAACAAGTGTATTCGCCGCAAACAGCATGGGAAATGACAAGAATGCTCCAGCATGTAGTAAGTGAGGGGACAGCAAAGAGCGGATTTTTTCATGGAGAATTAGCTGGAAAAACAGGTACAACAAGTTACCCGAACATAAAAGGTGCAGCCAAGGATGCGTGGTTTGTTGGGTTTACTGAAAATGTCGTTGGTGCACTTTGGATGGGCTATGATAAGACAGATGACCAACATTATCTTAAACACGGTAGTGCATATCCTACCAAATTATTTAAAGATATTTTGACAGATGCGAATTGGGATCAAAATGTCGCATTTTCAGTTCCCGAAGGAGTAAAAGACTTAGGAAGCCCGATTAGGATCGAAAATATCGACAATGTTGAGGCAAAGTATACATTCAAGCCTATGGGATTAATTACATTAACTCTGGAATGGGATGCTCAGGAGGATGATCGTGTTGAGTATCGAATCTACGAACAATCGGATAAAGAACAGAAGCTTGTTGGGACAGTTACTGGAAAGGGATATTTTGAAATTCCTTATGTGAATATTTTTTCCAATAATGTATATAAAGTGGCTCCATATAATGTCCAAACGAAACAGGAAGGTGTCGCTACAGAATTCGTTAAACCCCGCTTTTTTAGTGCAAATTAA
- the hemE gene encoding uroporphyrinogen decarboxylase: protein MADKRINDTFLKACRGQKTDYVPVWYMRQAGRSQPEYRAIKEKYSLFEITHQPELCAYVTKLPVDQYDVDAAILYKDIMTPLPAIGVNVEIKTGIGPVIDNPIRSLSDVEKLGEIDPESDIPYVLDTIKLLTEEQLEVPLIGFTGAPFTLASYMIEGGPSKNYNKTKAFMYSEPKAWFALMDKLAEMGITYVKSQIKAGASAIQVFDSWVGALNVADYRFYIKPAMERIFSELKNENVPLIMFGVGASHLAKEWHDLPLDVVGLDWRLQVEEARAMGLTKTLQGNLDPAILLSPWEVIEERAAAILEQGMQQDGYIFNLGHGIFPDVNPETLKKLTTFIHDYSKKVKVSL from the coding sequence ATGGCTGATAAAAGAATAAATGATACGTTCCTAAAAGCGTGTCGTGGGCAAAAAACGGACTATGTTCCGGTTTGGTATATGAGACAAGCAGGGCGGTCACAGCCTGAATATCGTGCAATTAAAGAAAAATACAGCCTTTTTGAAATTACACATCAGCCTGAACTTTGTGCATATGTAACAAAATTGCCTGTTGATCAGTATGATGTAGATGCTGCAATTCTTTATAAAGATATTATGACACCTCTTCCGGCAATTGGGGTAAATGTTGAAATTAAAACAGGGATTGGCCCGGTTATTGATAATCCAATTCGCTCCTTAAGTGATGTTGAAAAGTTAGGAGAGATTGACCCTGAAAGTGATATTCCATATGTATTAGATACAATTAAACTCCTTACTGAGGAACAGCTGGAAGTTCCACTAATTGGATTTACTGGAGCTCCGTTTACGTTAGCAAGCTATATGATTGAAGGCGGTCCCTCTAAAAATTATAACAAAACAAAAGCTTTTATGTATTCCGAACCTAAAGCATGGTTTGCCCTGATGGATAAACTTGCTGAAATGGGTATTACATATGTTAAATCACAAATAAAAGCAGGTGCCAGTGCAATACAAGTATTTGATTCATGGGTTGGTGCGCTTAATGTAGCAGATTACCGCTTCTATATTAAACCAGCAATGGAAAGAATTTTCAGTGAGCTGAAAAATGAAAATGTGCCTTTAATCATGTTTGGTGTTGGGGCAAGTCATCTTGCGAAGGAATGGCATGATTTGCCTCTTGATGTGGTTGGGCTTGATTGGAGACTTCAAGTTGAAGAGGCTCGTGCAATGGGATTAACGAAAACACTGCAAGGTAATCTTGACCCAGCGATTTTACTCTCACCTTGGGAAGTGATTGAAGAAAGAGCAGCAGCGATCCTTGAACAGGGAATGCAGCAAGATGGATATATTTTCAACCTGGGACATGGTATATTCCCGGATGTGAATCCTGAGACATTAAAGAAATTAACGACGTTTATTCACGACTACTCAAAGAAGGTAAAAGTTAGCTTATAA
- the hemH gene encoding ferrochelatase — MYKKKMGLLVMAYGTPYKEEDIERYYTHIRHGRKPSPEMLQDLKDRYEAIGGISPLAKITVEQGEKLEQHLNEVQDDIEFKLYIGLKHIEPFIEDAVKQMHEDGITEAVSIVLAPHFSTFSVKSYNGRAKEEAEKFGISIKSVESWYTEPKFITYWSNRVKETYESMAADERETAILVVSAHSLPEKITTYGDPYPQQLQETAELIAEAAGIKDYAIGWQSAGNTPEPWLGPDVQDLTRDLYNKGYNTFVYTPVGFVADHLEVLYDNDYECKVVTDELGAAYYRPEMPNAQPEFIDCLATVVLKKLKESN; from the coding sequence TTGTACAAGAAAAAAATGGGACTATTAGTCATGGCATATGGAACGCCATACAAAGAAGAAGATATTGAACGCTATTATACACATATCCGTCATGGTCGAAAGCCCTCACCAGAGATGCTTCAAGATTTAAAAGATCGTTACGAAGCAATTGGTGGAATCTCCCCGCTAGCAAAAATAACGGTTGAACAAGGCGAGAAGCTTGAGCAGCACTTAAATGAAGTTCAAGATGATATAGAGTTTAAACTATATATTGGACTAAAGCATATTGAACCTTTTATTGAAGATGCTGTAAAACAGATGCATGAAGATGGAATCACAGAAGCTGTAAGTATTGTATTAGCTCCGCATTTTTCTACCTTCAGTGTTAAGTCCTATAATGGGCGTGCAAAAGAAGAAGCAGAAAAGTTTGGTATTTCAATCAAATCTGTTGAGAGCTGGTACACTGAGCCGAAATTTATTACGTACTGGTCTAATCGGGTAAAAGAAACATATGAGAGCATGGCTGCTGATGAAAGGGAGACAGCAATACTTGTCGTATCAGCTCACAGTCTTCCTGAAAAAATTACGACATATGGTGACCCATATCCACAGCAATTACAAGAAACAGCTGAGCTAATTGCAGAGGCTGCGGGAATAAAAGATTATGCAATTGGGTGGCAAAGTGCAGGAAATACGCCCGAACCTTGGTTAGGACCAGATGTTCAAGATCTAACAAGAGATTTATATAACAAAGGCTATAACACCTTTGTATATACTCCGGTTGGTTTTGTTGCTGACCATCTTGAGGTATTATATGATAATGATTACGAATGTAAGGTTGTAACAGATGAGCTTGGAGCTGCCTATTATCGCCCTGAAATGCCGAATGCTCAACCAGAATTTATTGATTGCCTTGCTACAGTTGTACTTAAAAAGCTGAAAGAAAGTAACTAG
- a CDS encoding VOC family protein: MKPRISVITLGVDNLERSLKFYRDGLGLPTEGIIGEEFEHGAVAFFDLQSGLKLAIWNRKDIAHDSNLNQSVPSPTEFTIGHNVNSKEEVDEVMELAMKAGATITVPAQDTFWGGYSGYFQDPDGHLWEAVWNPHLEVKE, encoded by the coding sequence ATGAAACCGAGAATAAGCGTCATTACTTTAGGTGTAGATAATCTGGAAAGATCATTGAAGTTTTATCGTGATGGTCTTGGTCTGCCAACAGAAGGTATCATTGGCGAAGAATTTGAACATGGTGCCGTGGCCTTTTTCGACCTACAATCAGGCTTAAAGCTCGCAATTTGGAATCGAAAGGATATAGCCCATGATTCTAATCTAAATCAATCGGTGCCAAGTCCTACAGAATTTACGATTGGACACAATGTTAATAGTAAAGAAGAAGTCGATGAAGTGATGGAACTGGCAATGAAGGCTGGTGCTACGATCACTGTTCCTGCACAGGATACATTTTGGGGAGGATATTCAGGCTACTTCCAAGACCCGGACGGCCACTTATGGGAGGCAGTATGGAATCCGCATTTAGAAGTAAAAGAATAA
- a CDS encoding GntP family permease, giving the protein MEMYLLIITLLAIAIVVIGVSVFKWHAFISLTIASLFLAICSGLSMDKIVSTYETGVGGVLGHLVGILALGTILGKLMADSGAGMQVADFFVRVFGEKKLPWAMLISGFIIGIPVFFEVGILILLPLVISIHKTTKQNILLIALPVIAGLSIVHGLVPPHPGAMAAISIYDANLGRVLLYALIISIPAAIIAGPVFAKWVHKRVVPEGEPELIRVTTLSKNLPGTGISFFVILLPVILMILSAIAPYLPLPGGVEKLLTLIGSPIIALLIACFAAFFFLGKQQGMDKNKIKQLTEECLLPVGSIVLIIGAGGGFKQILIDSGVGTTIAQMSESFSLSPLVLAFLIAGLIRIATGSATVALTTSAGIISPVIEHMSGVNLELLVIATGAGSLMLSHVNDAGFWMVKEYLGLSVKETFKTWTVLETLLSFIAFGGALLLDLFL; this is encoded by the coding sequence ATGGAAATGTATTTGTTAATCATTACTTTATTAGCAATTGCCATTGTTGTAATCGGTGTATCTGTGTTTAAATGGCATGCGTTTATTAGTTTAACTATTGCAAGTTTATTTTTAGCAATCTGCTCAGGTTTATCTATGGATAAAATTGTTAGTACTTATGAAACAGGTGTCGGCGGTGTATTAGGTCACCTTGTCGGAATTTTAGCATTAGGGACTATTTTAGGAAAACTGATGGCGGATTCTGGTGCTGGTATGCAAGTTGCAGATTTCTTTGTTCGTGTCTTTGGTGAGAAAAAGTTACCATGGGCTATGTTAATCTCAGGTTTTATCATCGGTATTCCAGTATTTTTTGAAGTAGGAATATTGATTTTATTACCTCTTGTTATTTCAATTCATAAAACGACAAAACAAAACATATTATTGATTGCGCTACCAGTTATTGCTGGTTTATCCATTGTACATGGACTTGTACCGCCGCATCCTGGTGCAATGGCTGCGATTAGTATTTACGATGCAAACCTTGGAAGAGTCCTTCTTTACGCACTTATTATTTCAATTCCTGCCGCAATAATCGCAGGGCCAGTATTTGCAAAATGGGTTCATAAACGAGTGGTGCCAGAAGGTGAACCAGAGTTAATTCGAGTTACAACATTATCGAAAAATTTGCCTGGCACAGGAATTTCGTTTTTTGTTATTTTATTACCTGTTATTTTAATGATTTTATCAGCTATTGCACCATATTTGCCATTGCCAGGTGGAGTTGAGAAATTATTAACATTGATTGGCAGCCCGATCATTGCCTTATTAATCGCATGTTTTGCGGCATTCTTTTTCCTTGGAAAACAACAAGGAATGGATAAGAATAAAATTAAGCAGTTAACAGAAGAATGTCTTCTTCCGGTTGGTTCGATTGTTTTAATCATTGGTGCTGGTGGCGGCTTTAAACAAATTTTAATTGACAGTGGAGTTGGCACAACAATTGCTCAAATGTCCGAAAGCTTTTCTCTCTCGCCACTTGTATTAGCGTTTCTTATTGCAGGGTTAATTCGTATTGCTACTGGATCTGCAACGGTTGCTCTTACGACATCTGCTGGTATCATTTCACCAGTTATTGAGCATATGTCAGGTGTGAATCTCGAATTGCTTGTTATCGCAACAGGAGCTGGTTCATTAATGTTATCACATGTAAATGATGCAGGTTTCTGGATGGTAAAAGAATATTTAGGCTTAAGTGTGAAAGAAACATTTAAAACTTGGACAGTTTTAGAGACATTGTTATCTTTCATCGCTTTCGGAGGAGCCTTATTACTTGATTTGTTCCTTTAA
- a CDS encoding NAD(P)-dependent oxidoreductase, protein MEKSFKIAILGGTGKVGRYIAKKALERGFQVRMLVRNPDKLEGSDSRIEIIKGDAQNIDTIRFLLKDCNIVINTLGQPVKDLPLYSSVTNNVLLIMNDFGIRRYIGVTGASLNIRGDNKKLLNKIGAKIFEILFPKMMNDKKKELNILINSDIEWTLVRLPFVIEGSGTGHIKEHLTDMAGTSITNTDIAKFIINEVSNKKYVRKTPFISN, encoded by the coding sequence TTGGAAAAATCTTTTAAAATTGCCATTCTTGGGGGGACAGGCAAAGTCGGTCGTTATATTGCAAAAAAAGCGTTAGAAAGAGGCTTCCAAGTTCGTATGCTTGTCAGGAACCCAGATAAGTTAGAAGGCAGCGATAGCAGAATTGAGATTATTAAAGGGGATGCTCAAAACATAGATACTATTCGTTTTTTACTCAAAGATTGTAATATTGTTATAAATACTTTGGGACAACCTGTAAAGGATTTACCATTATACAGCAGTGTAACTAATAATGTCCTGTTGATAATGAATGACTTTGGCATTAGAAGATATATTGGCGTGACAGGAGCATCTCTTAACATACGAGGTGACAACAAGAAATTGTTAAATAAAATTGGAGCAAAAATATTTGAAATCCTATTTCCTAAGATGATGAACGATAAAAAAAAGGAACTAAACATCCTTATAAATAGTGATATAGAATGGACACTTGTACGTCTACCATTTGTAATTGAAGGTTCAGGAACTGGTCATATAAAGGAACATTTAACGGATATGGCAGGTACAAGTATTACTAATACTGATATAGCAAAATTTATCATTAATGAGGTTAGCAATAAGAAATATGTAAGGAAAACCCCCTTTATTTCTAACTGA
- the gntK gene encoding gluconokinase — protein sequence MIGVDIGTTSTKAVLFSKDGTVISHHTIGYPLLTPTPLTAEQNPAEIYEAVKGTIKETIKKSEINSNELLCISFSAAMHSVIAIDESGKPLSNCITWADNRSTKWAEKIKDEWNGHSIYMRTGTPIHPMSPLSKIRWIKEEKPEIFEKTYKFISMKEYVFYQFFKKFVVDHSIASATGMLNLQQLDWDAEALQVAGITREHLSEPVPTTYYLQGLEDSIAEELGILSSTPIVIGANDGVLSNLGVNAIEPGVVAVTIGTSGAIRTVTDRPVTDPKGRIFCYALTENHWVIGGPVNNGGMTFRWVRDVMASAEVETAKSLGIDSYEVLTKIAARVSPGADGLLFHPYLAGERAPLWNANARGSFFGLTLHHKKEHMIRAVLEGVIFNLYNVLLALEEQIGVPKKVQATGGFARSELWRQMMADIFDQEVTVPESFESSCLGAAILGLYALKEIDSLNVVSGMVGATHKHQPIKEHVEVYRELTPIYLRISRKLNEEYNAIAEFQRKTLG from the coding sequence ATGATAGGCGTTGATATTGGTACAACAAGTACGAAAGCCGTCCTATTTTCAAAGGATGGAACAGTCATTTCACATCATACGATTGGGTACCCATTATTAACCCCAACTCCATTAACTGCTGAGCAAAATCCAGCAGAAATATACGAGGCAGTAAAAGGAACAATCAAAGAAACAATCAAAAAAAGTGAGATAAATTCAAACGAACTATTATGTATTTCGTTCAGTGCAGCTATGCATAGCGTCATCGCGATTGATGAATCAGGAAAACCTTTGTCGAATTGTATCACTTGGGCTGACAACCGCAGCACAAAATGGGCGGAAAAAATTAAAGATGAATGGAACGGACATAGTATTTATATGCGTACAGGTACACCAATTCATCCGATGTCCCCTTTAAGTAAAATTCGCTGGATAAAAGAAGAAAAGCCTGAGATTTTTGAAAAAACGTATAAATTTATCTCGATGAAAGAATATGTATTTTATCAATTTTTTAAAAAGTTTGTTGTTGATCATTCTATTGCTTCTGCAACTGGTATGCTTAATCTACAACAACTTGATTGGGATGCAGAAGCACTTCAAGTAGCTGGAATTACTAGAGAGCATTTATCCGAACCTGTCCCAACGACCTATTATCTTCAAGGACTTGAAGATAGTATTGCAGAAGAGCTTGGTATCCTCTCCTCTACTCCCATCGTAATTGGTGCGAATGATGGGGTCCTATCGAACCTTGGTGTAAATGCCATTGAACCAGGAGTTGTGGCGGTTACAATCGGGACAAGCGGTGCGATCCGAACAGTAACAGATCGACCTGTAACAGATCCGAAAGGGAGAATTTTCTGCTATGCCTTAACAGAAAACCATTGGGTTATTGGCGGTCCAGTTAATAATGGTGGAATGACCTTCCGCTGGGTACGTGATGTCATGGCTTCCGCAGAAGTAGAAACAGCAAAAAGCTTGGGAATTGACTCATATGAAGTCCTAACAAAAATTGCTGCACGAGTTTCTCCGGGAGCAGATGGATTATTGTTCCATCCATACTTAGCTGGTGAACGTGCTCCATTATGGAATGCAAATGCAAGAGGATCATTCTTTGGCTTAACCTTGCATCATAAAAAAGAACATATGATTCGCGCTGTTTTAGAAGGTGTCATTTTCAATTTATATAATGTTCTTTTAGCACTAGAGGAGCAAATTGGGGTTCCAAAGAAAGTGCAGGCAACCGGAGGTTTCGCCCGTTCTGAATTATGGAGACAAATGATGGCAGACATCTTTGATCAAGAAGTGACTGTACCAGAAAGTTTTGAAAGTTCTTGTCTTGGAGCTGCCATTCTTGGTCTTTACGCCTTAAAAGAAATTGACTCATTAAATGTTGTTTCAGGTATGGTAGGAGCCACTCACAAACACCAGCCAATAAAAGAACATGTCGAGGTATATCGTGAATTAACACCTATTTACCTTCGTATTTCTCGTAAATTAAATGAAGAATATAATGCAATTGCAGAATTTCAAAGAAAAACATTAGGTTAA